A single Anas platyrhynchos isolate ZD024472 breed Pekin duck chromosome 17, IASCAAS_PekinDuck_T2T, whole genome shotgun sequence DNA region contains:
- the RPS5 gene encoding small ribosomal subunit protein uS7 isoform X2: MHKIKAIAAMTSPPADPEGPPRDCVICFAPYDRLFKLPKALGCGHVFCLECLARVSVATPAAPLLCPICRRPTALPPRRGPPALPTCSDLLPPALPATPRGFVRFDRPKGLLLYAPQPGRLPTVTLSLEVGGSQPPPAPPGGRGGGHWPFFKAVAVAVALLISGGLVLCGVFIFFLLPAACEGGSPVTNSTWGPPGWPPY, encoded by the coding sequence GGCCATCGCTGCCATGACGAGCCCCCCGGCAGACCCCGAGGGGCCCCCCCGGGACTGTGTCATTTGCTTCGCCCCCTACGACCGCCTCTTCAAGCTGCCCAAGGCGCTGGGCTGTGGCCACGTCTTCTGCCTCGAGTGCTTGGCCAGGGTCAGCGTGGCGACCCCTGCCGCCCCCTTACTCTGCCCCATCTGCCGccgccccacagccctgccccccCGCCGCGGCCCCCCAGCTTTGCCGACCTGCTCCGACCTCCTGccccccgccctccccgccACCCCAAGGGGCTTCGTCCGCTTCGATCGCCCCAAGGGGCTCCTGCTCTACGCCCCCCAGCCCGGCCGCCTGCCCACGGTGACCCTCAGCCTGGaggtgggggggtcccagccccccccagcccctccggggggccggggtggggggcactGGCCCTTCTTCAAGGCGGTGGCCGTTGCCGTCGCCCTGCTGATTTCGGGGGGCTTGGTGCTCTGCGGGgtcttcatcttcttcctcctgcccGCGGCGTGCGAGGGGGGCAGCCCGGTGACAAACAGCACCTGGGGGCCGCCGGGGTGGCCCCCCTATTAA
- the GABBR1 gene encoding LOW QUALITY PROTEIN: gamma-aminobutyric acid type B receptor subunit 1 (The sequence of the model RefSeq protein was modified relative to this genomic sequence to represent the inferred CDS: deleted 1 base in 1 codon), whose product MSSSPMSSSTSPLRPPPHPPLHPYHVLLYHILHHVLQHIPTMSSSTMSPTTSPPRPPPHPPVLPCHVLLYPVLHHVLQHIPTMSSSTVSSTTSPTTSPPCPLLPHPPPCLPLPRPLPRPPVLPYRVLLHCVLHHVPHYIPTTSLTTCSSTSLPCPLQPCPPAHPHHILLYHVPRYIPTMSSSTTSSTMSSSTTSSTMSSTTSPLDPLLLRPSLCPPEHPYHVLLHCVLHHVHHVLQHILTTSSSTTSPTTSPPRSLLPHPPPRAPAHPCHVLLHHAPHYIPTASSTMSSSTSLPHPPPPRPRRLLGRVLRLVPAAGCEIIHPPRDGGIRYRGLTPEEVQSVRFLPFDYEIEYVCRPDREIVGPKVRKCQRNGTWTAMGHPSRCLRTCPKMHLSLENGQAVARAMERVPVEGTWTEYSCNPGFRLLGSPRSNCTKLGRWSTPKPVCELRRPLSGKKAVHVGALFPMSGGWPGGQACLPAVRMALEDVNSRRDILPDYELRLIHHDSKCDPGQATKYLYELLYNDPIKIILMPGCSSVSTLVAEAARMWNLIVLSYGSSSPALSNRQRFPTFFRTHPSATLHNPTRVQLFKKWGWTKIATIQQTTEVFTSTLDDLDQRVKEAGLEITFRQSFFSDPAAPVRNLKRQDARIIVGLFYETEARKVFCEVYKEKLYGKKYVWFLIGWYADNWFRIKDPAINCTEAEMAEAVEGHVTTEIVMLNPENTRSISNMTSQEFIEKLQKRLGKNPEETGGFQEAPLAYDAIWALALALNKTSAELVKKGLRLEDFNYNNKNITDEIYRALNSSAFEGVSGHVVFDASGSRMAWTLIEQLQGGVYKKIGYYDSTKDNLSWYNNDKWIGGAPPADYTKVITTFRFLSQKLFISVSVLASLGILLAIICLAFNIYNGHVRYIQNSQPYLNNMTAVGCTLALAAVFPLGLDGYHIGPGLFPFVCQARLWLLGLGFSLAYGSMFTKIWWVHTVFTKKEEKKEKRKTLEPWKLYATVGLLVGLDVVTLIIWQIVDPLHRTIEEFTKEEPKTDTDVSILPQLEHCSSTKMNTWLGIFYGFKGLLLLLGIFLAYETKSVSTEKINDHRAVGMAIYNVAVLCLITAPVTMILSSQQDAAFAFASLAVVFSSYITLVVLFVPKMRRLITRGEWQSEQQDTMKTGSSTNNNEEEKSRLLEKENRELEKIIAEKEERVSELRQQLQDRQQLRSRRRPPTPPGRPITILPRGWGPPRPPDKLGRGNCDGSRVHLLYK is encoded by the exons ATGTCCTCTTCTCCCATGTCCTCCAGCACATCCCCACTACGTCCTCCACCACATCCTCCACTACATCCCTACCATGTCCTCCTCTACCACATCCTCCACCATGTCCTCCAGCACATCCCTACCATGTCCTCTTCCACCATGTCCCCCACTACATCTCCACCACGTCCTCCACCACATCCTCCAGTACTTCCCTGCCATGTCCTCCTCTACCCTGTCCTCCACCATGTCCTCCAGCACATCCCTACCATGTCCTCCTCCACTGTGTCCTCCACCACATCCCCCACTACATCCCCACCATGTCCTCTTCTACCACATCCTCCACCATGTCTTCCTCTACCACGTCCTCTACCACGTCCTCCAGTACTTCCCTACCGTGTCCTCCTCCACTGTGTCCTCCACCATGTCCCCCACTACATCCCCACCACATCCTTAACCACATGCTCCAGCACATCCCTACCATGTCCTCTTCAACCATGTCCTCCAGCACATCCTCACCACATCCTCCTCTACCACGTCCCCCGCTACATCCCCACCATGTCCTCTTCTACCACATCCTCCACCATGTCTTCCTCTACCACGTCCTCTACCATGTCCTCCACTACGTCCCCACTGGATCCTCTTCTACTGCGTCCTTCACTATGTCCACCAGAACATCCCTACCATGTCCTCCTCCACTGTGTCCTCCACCATGTCCACCACGTCCTCCAGCACATCCTCACCACATCCTCCTCTACCACGTCCCCCACTACATCCCCACCACGTTCTCTTCTACCACATCCTCCACCACGTGCTCCAGCACATCCCTGCCATGTCCTCCTCCACCATGCCCCCCACTACATCCCCACCGCGTCCTCCACCATGTCCTCCAGCACGTCCCTACCGCATCCTCCTCCGCCGCGTCCCCGCCGCCTCCTCGGCCGCGTCCTCCGTCTCGTCCCCGCCGCAGGCTGCGAAATCATCCACCCGCCGCGGGACGGGGGCATCCGCTACCGGGGGCTGACCCCGGAGGAGGTCCAGAGCGTCCGCTTCCTCCCCTTCGACTATGAGATCGAGTACGTCTGCCGCCCCGACCGTGAGATCGTGGGGCCCAAGGTGCGCAAATGCCAGCGCAACGGCACCTGGACTGCCATGGGACACCCCAGCCGCTGCT TGCGGACTTGCCCCAAAATGCACCTGAGCCTGGAGAACGGGCAGGCGGTGGCGCGGGCGATGGAGCGGGTGCCAGTGGAGGGGACGTGGACTGAGTACAGCTGCAACCCCGGGTTCCGCCtgctgggcagcccccgcagtaACTGCACCAAGCTGGGGCGGTGGAGCACCCCGAAACCCGTCTGTGAGC TTCGTCGCCCTCTCTCAG GCAAGAAGGCCGTGCACGTCGGGGCACTCTTCCCCATGAGCGGGGGGTGGCCGGGGGGGCAAGCGTGCCTGCCCGCCGTCCGCATGGCGCTGGAGGACGTCAACAGCCGGAGGGACATCCTGCCCGACTACGAGCTGCGCCTCATCCACCATGACAgcaag tgtgaCCCAGGCCAGGCCACCAAGTACCTCTATGAGCTGCTCTACAATGACCCCATCAAGATCATCCTCATGCCCGGCTGCAGCAGCGTCTCCACGCTTGTGGCCGAAGCCGCCCGCATGTGGAACCTGATTGTG CTCTCCTACGGCTCAAGCTCCCCTGCCCTCTCCAACCGCCAGCGCTTCCCCACTTTCTTCCGCACCCACCCCTCGGCCACTCTGCACAACCCCACGCGTGTCCAGCTCTTCAAGAAGTGGGGCTGGACCAAGATCGCCACCATCCAGCAGACCACGGAGGTCTTCACCTCG ACCCTTGATGACCTGGACCAGCGGGTGAAGGAAGCCGGCCTGGAGATCACCTTCCGCCAGAGCTTCTTCTCTGACCCTGCCGCACCTGTGCGCAACCTCAAG CGCCAGGACGCCCGTATCATTGTGGGGCTCTTCTACGAGACAGAGGCGCGTAAGGTCTTCTGCGAG GTCTACAAGGAGAAGCTGTATGGCAAGAAGTACGTCTGGTTCCTCATCGGCTGGTACGCCGACAACTGGTTCCGCATCAAAGACCCGGCCATCAACTGCACCGAGGCGGAGATGGCCGAGGCCGTGGAGGGGCACGTCACCACCGAGATCGTCATGCTCAACCCTGAGAACACCCGCAGTATCTCCAACATG acGTCCCAGGAGTTCATCGAGAAGCTGCAGAAGAGGCTGGGGAAGAACCCAGAGGAGACGGGCGGCTTCCAGGAGGCGCCGCTGGCCTATGATGCCATCTGGGCGCTGGCCCTGGCCCTCAACAAGACCTCAGCAGAGCTGGTCAAGAAGGGGCTGCGCCTGGAGGACTTCAACTACAACAACAAGAACATCACCGATGAGATCTACCGGGCCCTCAACTCCTCCGCTTTTGAGGGTGTCTCG GGCCACGTTGTCTTTGACGCCAGTGGGTCCCGCATGGCCTGGACACTCATCGAGCAGCTTCAAG GAGGTGTCTACAAGAAGATCGGCTACTACGACAGCACCAAGGACAACCTCTCCTGGTACAACAACGACAAGTGGATCG gaggtgcCCCACCAGCTGACTACACCAAGGTCATCACCACCTTTCGGTTCCTGTCCCAGAAGCTCTTCATCTCTGTCTCAGTGCTGGCTTCGCTGGGCATCCTCTTGGCCATCATCTGCTTGGCCTTCAACATCTACAACGGGCACGTCCG GTACATCCAGAACTCCCAGCCCTACCTGAACAACATGACGGCCGTGGGCTGCACGCTGGCACTCGCTGCCGTCTTCCCCCTGGGGCTGGATGGATACCACATCGGGCCAGGGCTCTTCCCCTTTGTCTGCCAG GCCCGGCTGTGGCTGCTCGGGCTGGGGTTCAGCCTGGCTTACGGCAGCATGTTCACCAAGATCTGGTGGGTCCACACCGTCTTCAccaagaaggaggagaagaaagagaagcggaag ACCCTGGAGCCGTGGAAGCTGTATGCCACcgtggggctgctggtggggctggaCGTGGTGACGCTGATCATCTGGCAGATCGTGGACCCCCTGCACCGCACCATTGAG GAGTTCACCAAAGAGGAGCCCAAGACGGACACGGACGTCTCCATCCTGCCCCAGCTGGAGCACTGCAGCTCCACCAAGATGAACACGTGGCTCG GGATATTTTATGGCTTCaaggggctgctcctgctgctgggcatcTTCCTGGCGTACGAGACCAAGAGCGTGTCCACCGAGAAGATCAACGACCACCGTGCCGTGGGCATGGCCATCTACAACGTGGCG GTCCTCTGCCTCATCACCGCGCCCGTCACCATGATcctcagcagccagcaggacgcGGCCTTCGCCTTCGCCTCGTTGGCCGTCGTCTTCTCCTCCTACATCACCTTGGTCGTCCTCTTTGTGCCCAAG ATGCGGCGCCTCATCACCCGGGGCGAGTGGCAGTCGGAGCAGCAGGACACGATGAAGACGGGCTCATCCACCAACAACAACGAGGAAGAGAAGTCCCggctgctggagaaggagaacCGGGAGCTGGAGAAGATCATCGCCGAG AAGGAGGAGCGGGTGTCGGAGCTCcgccagcagctccaggaccGCCAGCAGCTCCGCTCGCGCCGCCGC CCTCCAACCCCTCCCGGGAGGCCGATAACCATTTTGCCCCGGGGTTGGGGGCCGCCCCGACCCC CCGACAAATTGGGACGGGGCAACTGTGACGGCAGCCGGGTCCACCTCCTCTACAAGTGA